A region from the Rhinoderma darwinii isolate aRhiDar2 chromosome 2, aRhiDar2.hap1, whole genome shotgun sequence genome encodes:
- the LOC142741008 gene encoding DNA-directed RNA polymerase II subunit RPB11-a, with product MNAPPAFESFLLFEGEKKITITKDTKVPNACLFTINKEDHTIGNIIKSQLLKDPQVLFAGYKVPHPLEHKIIIRVQTTPEYSPQEAFTNAITDLISELSLLEERFRVAIKDKQEGIE from the exons ATGAACGCGCCACCTGCCTTTGAGTCGTTCTTACTGTTTGAGGGCGAAAAAAA GATAACAATTACTAAGGACACAAAGGTGCCAAATGCTTGTCTGTTTACAATAAACAAGGAAGACCATACAATAGGAAATATAATTAAATc GCAGCTGTTAAAGGACCCTCAGGTGCTCTTTGCCGGATACAAAGTACCCCATCCCCTGGAACATAAAATTATTATAAGAGTCCAGACAACCCCAGAATACAGTCCGCAGGAGGCATTTACCAATGCTATTACAGACTTGATCAGTGAGctgtccttgttggaggaaagatTTAGG gttgccATTAAGGATAAACAAGAGGGAATTGAATAA